The following coding sequences lie in one Miscanthus floridulus cultivar M001 chromosome 9, ASM1932011v1, whole genome shotgun sequence genomic window:
- the LOC136481939 gene encoding cysteine-rich receptor-like protein kinase 29 — MATGASGDGKPSLLSTLPKQLPADFLKEITKGFSAERKLGQGAFGTVYMGFLQDGQAIAVKKLSDNSPVATDNQFKNEVGNLMAIQHENIVRLYGYCHEAHKKVIEHNGRYILVDVVESMLCYEYAPNGNLAKFIFDMSSRPPWATCFKIIKGICQGLYFLHKGTDRPIVHLDLQPANILLDDNMVPKIADFGLSRLFGEEQTRINTINVVGAKGYMAPEYLYRGEISTRSDIYSLGVLIMEITTGQKNSAHDKDMSARDFVDQVRQTWTDEHIASKYSSLDADSLQQVKTCIETGLKCVDIDQKKRPSIVEIVDKLDGRHAR, encoded by the exons ATGGCCACTGGCGCCAGCGGAGATGGCAAGCCTAGTCTTCTGAGTACTTTACCGAAGCAACTGCCAGCGGATTTTCTGAAAGAAATTACGAAAGGGTTCTCTGCTGAGCGAAAATTGGGTCAAGGTGCATTTGGAACTGTTTACATG GGGTTCCTGCAAGATGGGCAAGCCATTGCTGTGAAGAAGCTCTCAGATAATTCCCCAGTGGCAACTGACAACCAGTTCAAGAATGAGGTTGGGAACCTTATGGCCATCCAGCATGAGAATATAGTGAGGTTGTATGGCTACTGCCATGAAGCGCATAAGAAAGTGATAGAGCACAATGGAAGATACATTCTGGTGGATGTGGTTGAGAGCATGCTCTGCTACGAATATGCCCCCAACGGAAACCTCGCCAAGTTTATTTTTG ATATGTCTTCTAGGCCTCCTTGGGCCACATGCTTCAAAATAATCAAGGGCATCTGCCAGGGTTTATATTTCCTACATAAGGGAACGGATAGGCCTATTGTTCATCTGGACCTTCAGCCTGCCAACATATTGTTGGATGATAACATGGTGCCAAAAATTGCGGATTTTGGCCTGTCAAGACTCTTTGGTGAAGAACAAACCCGAATAAACACAATAAATGTTGTGGGAGCAAA AGGGTATATGGCTCCAGAATATCTGTACAGAGGAGAAATCTCAACCCGGTCTGACATATACAGCTTAGGTGTACTAATCATGGAGATCACAACTGGACAGAAGAACTCTGCGCATGACAAAGACATGTCTGCAAGGGACTTTGTAGATCAG GTTCGTCAAACATGGACAGATGAGCACATAGCATCCAAGTACTCATCACTAGATGCAGACAGCCTCCAGCAAGTAAAAACATGCATTGAAActgggctaaaatgtgtggatatCGATCAGAAGAAGAGACCTTCTATAGTTGAAATTGTTGACAAGCTCGATGGAAGGCATGCTCGCTGA
- the LOC136479914 gene encoding uncharacterized protein, translated as MAVPNYTYLKLKMPSPGRVIIVGTSFQHTYECEVKCYDHAVAIIVSGELVAIRKEVTEEAPDPKRLTGSFEPAEGSKEVLIDPNSPEGKVVRIGTTLSSK; from the coding sequence atggccgttcccaactacacatacctcaagctaaagatgccgagtCCCGGCAGGGTAATcatcgtcggcacctccttccagcacacctacgagtgtgaggtcaagTGCTACGATCACGCCGTGGCAATCATCGTCTCTGGAGAGCTCGTGGCCATCAGGaaagaggtcaccgaagaagcacccgaccccaagaggTTGACCGGGTCTTTTGAGCCAGCGgaaggctccaaggaggtcctcatagatcccaacaGCCCCGAGGGcaaggtggtgcgcattggcaccacactttcctctaaatag